CTCGCGCCACGGCCCTAACGGCAATGCTAGTAAATTGCTCGGAAAACTCCCTGGCAGCCAGAGCGCTCACGTCCTGTGCCAGTTCGGTCTTACTCGTGACGGCCTGGTCTTGCCCGACGACGCTGATCTGGTCATATGCGACTCTGGTTTTCTGAAGAATGAGCTGGGGCAGCGCGACGCGAACGATCTGTCCGCTTAAGCCTACGAGCGTGCGTTCATCAACGCGAGCCTCTTGAGAGTTGGGCTTGCCTGCAGTCTTGTTCAGCAGCACTAGCGTGAGTGCTTCCTTGCTGATTGGTAGATCAATGAGCTGGTCCTGCTTATAGGGCGCGCGACCATGGTAGCCAACGATGACAATTTGTGCACGCGTAGCGGCCTCAGCATCCGGTTGCCACCTCAAATTCGGAAATGACTGCCGGTACCGGTCGTGTTCCTCAGTGAGCCGCAGCGCGTCGGTGATACGCAGGAGATCGGTGCGGAGCGTGAGGGGCGTCGGTGTGCGGGCTCCGGCCTGTGCGACCCCATAAGCGGCGAAGGCCTTGCGGTAAGCAATAAAGGCATCATTCAATTCGCCAGCAGCTTCGAAGAGAACGCCGCTCAGGTAGCGTGCAAACGCATCGTCGCGATAGGTGTCCGGCTTCTCACCCGCCTGATCGGACAGGACGTTGAGCCGGTGATCCACCCGCCGCGCTTCCACAAGGGCCTCACTGAGACGGCCGGCCAGCGCATAATTGAGCGCCTTGATGATGTTGAGCATCACCTGCTCGTACGTAGCACCTTCGTACGGGAGCACCGAATCGTTGTAGAGCATCGCCTTGACGTCAGTGGAAATCCGACGCGTGTAGAGCTGTTCGACTTCCTGGTCAGCTTTTTCGAGCACGGCCGTGCTGTCCTCGTAGCGTCCAGCCAAATGAAGGGTCATGCCGCGGTCCATGCGATAGAGCACTTGGCTCGCGTTATTGTATTGGGATTGGGCGCTTTCGACAATCGCATCCGCACGTTGGACGTCCCCTGCGCGCAAGCTTTCCTCAATCAGGGCATAGCGATTGACGGAGGGACCGCAGGCGCTCAGAGGAAGCGCTAACAGGAGGAGTAGAAAGTTGGCGCTACGCGCAGTCACAGCGAGGCGTTTAGTGAGACGATCGGTACCGAGGGGCTGGCTGGTCAGAACACCGTCCGCTTGCGTTCCACGACTTTCTTGATCTTCTTCTGCCCGAACCAGGCCTTGACGTTGCTTTCTAAATTCACCAGCTCGAGGTCCACTTGGTAGTAGACGGCCTTCGTACCTCCGGCTTCGTCGAGGATGGTGGAAATGTAGCCCTTCATCATATAGTCGGCGCCGATCTCCTTGCCGGGAGACTTTTGCGTGTCCTCACGGGCATGGGCGGCCTGCTCGGCCCGCTCCTGTCGAATTTCCTCCCGCTCGCCGCGTCCGGCTACGAAGGTGACTTTCTGCGAGTTCACTAGTTCGCGCTGTAGATCGGTCACAAAGGTCTGGGTGTTGATGTGCTCGTGGCTCTTGTTCGTGATCGTGCCAACGACCAC
Above is a genomic segment from Nitrospira sp. containing:
- a CDS encoding penicillin-binding protein activator LpoB; this translates as MGKQTTFRSSITQDSPTNSPAWPAITLLAMLALLPACGAETKVTRVDTGLIIDLSGRWNDTDSRIVAEAMVKEALGTPWLDNFIRDHRGKQPVVVVGTITNKSHEHINTQTFVTDLQRELVNSQKVTFVAGRGEREEIRQERAEQAAHAREDTQKSPGKEIGADYMMKGYISTILDEAGGTKAVYYQVDLELVNLESNVKAWFGQKKIKKVVERKRTVF